One Solanum lycopersicum chromosome 4, SLM_r2.1 DNA window includes the following coding sequences:
- the LOC101243702 gene encoding receptor-like protein kinase 7 isoform X2 yields MAALFNCRPELIHFFSIFSFFLLFPVAFSDELQTLLSIKSSLSNPTTNVFQNWEPSTPLCKFTGITCNSDGSVKEVELSNQKISGVVPFNKICSLTSLEKLSLGYNSFSGQVTDDLNKCVSLNYLDVGNNEFTGSFPDVSSLSELTHFYANNSGFTGKFPWNSVANMRNLIVLSLGDNQFDRTPFPEVILKLNKLNWLYLSSCRLEGEIPEEIGNLTELINLELSMNYLTGEIPSGITKLKKLWQLELYENQLTGKLPVGFGNLTSLEYFDASTNDLYGDLSEIRKLNQLVSLQLLQNQFSGEVPAELGEFKKLVNISLYTNKFTGQLPQKLGSWGNFDFIDVSENSFTGPIPPDMCKMGTMRGLLILKNNFTGGIPETYASCTSMTRIRVSKNSLSGVIPAGIWGLPKLEILDVAMNEFEGTITSDIGNAKTLGEIDAANNRFSGKLPFNISNASSLVKIDLSNNQFSGEIPGTIGELKKIGNLNLQYNKFSGSIPYSLGSCVSLSDINMANNLLSGSIPVSLGSLPTLTSLNLSENQLSGQIPKSLSNLKLNLVDFSNNQLTGEIPNSLSIDAYKGSFSGNNGLCSQNLKNFRRCYGEAGKPREWYTLLICLLVAVIVVLVSFAGYLFLKKKSSKEHERSLKQNSWNTKSFHILTFTEDDILDGIKHDNLIGKGGSGSVYRVQLSDGTDFAVKHIWTSDSGNRKISGTTSPMLGKPGKKSKEFEAEVETLSSIRHVNVVKLYCSITSDDSSLLVYEYMPNGSLWDRLHTCKKMSLDWETRYEIALGAAKGLEYLHHGCDKPVIHRDVKSSNILLDEFCKPRIADFGLAKIAQADSTKDTTHVIAGTHGYIAPGKIDLRNRQLPISSNMNMDTHTK; encoded by the exons ATGGCGGCGCTATTCAATTGCCGGCCGGAACTTATCCACTTCTTCTCTATTTTCTCCTTCTTCCTTCTCTTCCCCGTCGCTTTTTCCGACGAGCTTCAAACACTTCTATCCATCAAATCTTCTTTATCAAACCCCACCACAAATGTATTCCAAAATTGGGAACCCAGTACTCCTCTCTGTAAGTTCACTGGCATCACATGTAATTCCGATGGGTCAGTCAAAGAAGTCGAGCTTTCGAATCAAAAAATTTCTGGGGTTGTtccttttaataaaatatgttcacTTACTTCATTGGAAAAGCTCTCTCTGGGTTACAATTCATTTTCTGGGCAAGTTACTGATGATTTGAACAAGTGTGTTAGCTTGAATTACTTGGATGTTGGTAATAATGAATTTACTGGGTCTTTTCCTGATGTATCTTCACTCAGTGAGTTAACtcatttttatgcaaataacaGTGGGTTTACAGGAAAATTTCCATGGAATTCTGTGGCGAATATGAGAAATTTGATTGTGCTTAGCCTTGGTGATAATCAGTTTGATCGAACTCCGTTCCCTGAAGTGATTTTGAAGCTTAATAAATTGAATTGGCTTTACTTATCGAGTTGTAGGCTTGAAGGGGAAATTCCTGAAGAAATTGGTAATCTTACAGAGCTGATTAATTTAGAGCTGTCGATGAATTACCTTACTGGTGAAATTCCTTCGGGAATTACGAAGCTGAAGAAATTATGGCAGCTTGAGTTGTATGAAAATCAGCTGACAGGGAAGTTGCCGGTTGGATTTGGGAATTTGACAAGTCTGGAGTATTTTGATGCTTCGACTAATGACCTGTATGGTGATTTGTCGGAAATTCGAAAGTTGAATCAATTGGTAAGTTTGCAGTTATTGCAGAACCAATTTTCAGGGGAAGTACCAGCAGAGTTGGGAGAGTTCAAAAAGCTGGTGAACATCTCTTTGTACACTAACAAATTCACTGGTCAGCTTCCGCAGAAGTTGGGTTCTTGGGGGAATTTTGATTTCATTGATGTATCAGAGAATAGTTTCACTGGTCCAATTCCACCGGACATGTGTAAGATGGGGACGATGAGAGGATTATTGATACTTAAGAACAATTTCACTGGCGGAATCCCTGAAACTTATGCTAGTTGTACATCAATGACGCGTATTCGAGTGAGCAAAAACTCACTCTCCGGTGTGATTCCTGCCGGAATTTGGGGGCTACCGAAGCTCGAAATCCTTGATGTTGCAATGAATGAGTTTGAAGGTACAATTACTTCTGATATTGGAAATGCAAAAACTTTAGGTGAAATTGATGCAGCTAATAACAGATTCTCTGGTAAATTGccttttaatatttcaaatgcTTCTTCGTTAGTGAAAATTGATTTAAGTAACAATCAGTTTTCTGGTGAAATTCCGGGAACGATTGGGGAGCTTAAAAAGATTGGTAATCTTAATTTACAGTACAACAAGTTTTCTGGTTCAATACCATATTCGTTAGGCTCTTGTGTTTCACTAAGCGACATTAACATGGCTAACAATTTGCTTAGTGGCTCTATTCCGGTTTCGTTAGGATCATTACCGACTTTAACTTCATTAAACTTGTCGGAGAATCAGCTTTCAGGGCAAATTCCGAAGAGTTTATCAAATCTGAAGTTAAATCTTGTTGATTTTTCCAACAATCAGTTGACTGGAGAAATACCAAATTCTCTATCAATTGATGCTTATAAGGGTagcttttctgggaataatggtCTTTGTAGCCAAAACCTTAAGAACTTCCGTCGATGTTATGGTGAAGCTGGAAAGCCTAGAGAATGGTACACTCTTTTGATCTGTTTATTGGTGGCTGTGATTGTGGTGCTCGTTTCATTTGCGGGTTATTTgttcttgaagaagaagagttcTAAGGAACATGAGAGGTCTTTGAAGCAAAATTCTTGGAATACGAAGTCATTCCATATATTGACCTTCACAGAGGATGATATTCTTGATGGAATCAAACACGATAATTTGATTGGAAAAGGTGGTTCTGGTAGTGTATACAGAGTGCAGCTTTCAGATGGAACAGATTTCGCGGTGAAACATATTTGGACTTCTGATTCAGGAAACAGGAAAATATCAGGAACAACATCACCAATGTTGGGAAAACCAGGGAAGAAATCGAAGGAATTTGAGGCTGAGGTTGAAACACTGAGCTCAATTCGACATGTGAATGTGGTGAAATTGTACTGTAGCATAACGAGTGATGACTCGAGCTTGTTGGTGTATGAATATATGCCAAATGGGAGCTTGTGGGATCGATTGCATACCTGCAAAAAGATGTCACTTGATTGGGAGACGAGGTACGAGATAGCTCTTGGCGCAGCCAAAGGACTGGAATATTTACACCATGGTTGTGATAAGCCAGTGATTCATAGAGATGTTAAATCAAGTAACATCTTGTTGGATGAGTTTTGCAAGCCACGTATCGCCGACTTTGGTCTTGCTAAGATTGCTCAAGCTGATTCAACCAAAGATACAACTCATGTCATTGCTGGAACACATGGATATATTGCTCCTG GTAAAATTGACTTACGAAATAGGCAACTCCCCATATCAAGCAATATG AATATGGATACACACACAAAGTGA
- the LOC101243702 gene encoding receptor-like protein kinase 7 isoform X1 yields MAALFNCRPELIHFFSIFSFFLLFPVAFSDELQTLLSIKSSLSNPTTNVFQNWEPSTPLCKFTGITCNSDGSVKEVELSNQKISGVVPFNKICSLTSLEKLSLGYNSFSGQVTDDLNKCVSLNYLDVGNNEFTGSFPDVSSLSELTHFYANNSGFTGKFPWNSVANMRNLIVLSLGDNQFDRTPFPEVILKLNKLNWLYLSSCRLEGEIPEEIGNLTELINLELSMNYLTGEIPSGITKLKKLWQLELYENQLTGKLPVGFGNLTSLEYFDASTNDLYGDLSEIRKLNQLVSLQLLQNQFSGEVPAELGEFKKLVNISLYTNKFTGQLPQKLGSWGNFDFIDVSENSFTGPIPPDMCKMGTMRGLLILKNNFTGGIPETYASCTSMTRIRVSKNSLSGVIPAGIWGLPKLEILDVAMNEFEGTITSDIGNAKTLGEIDAANNRFSGKLPFNISNASSLVKIDLSNNQFSGEIPGTIGELKKIGNLNLQYNKFSGSIPYSLGSCVSLSDINMANNLLSGSIPVSLGSLPTLTSLNLSENQLSGQIPKSLSNLKLNLVDFSNNQLTGEIPNSLSIDAYKGSFSGNNGLCSQNLKNFRRCYGEAGKPREWYTLLICLLVAVIVVLVSFAGYLFLKKKSSKEHERSLKQNSWNTKSFHILTFTEDDILDGIKHDNLIGKGGSGSVYRVQLSDGTDFAVKHIWTSDSGNRKISGTTSPMLGKPGKKSKEFEAEVETLSSIRHVNVVKLYCSITSDDSSLLVYEYMPNGSLWDRLHTCKKMSLDWETRYEIALGAAKGLEYLHHGCDKPVIHRDVKSSNILLDEFCKPRIADFGLAKIAQADSTKDTTHVIAGTHGYIAPEYGYTHKVNEKSDVYSFGVVLMELISGKRPIESEYGENGNIVTWVSSKLKSKESVLSIVDSSIPEAFKEDAIEVLRIAIVCTSRLPTLRPTMRNVVKMLENAEPCRLVGIIVSKDDGSNKTEQLKDHTKM; encoded by the exons ATGGCGGCGCTATTCAATTGCCGGCCGGAACTTATCCACTTCTTCTCTATTTTCTCCTTCTTCCTTCTCTTCCCCGTCGCTTTTTCCGACGAGCTTCAAACACTTCTATCCATCAAATCTTCTTTATCAAACCCCACCACAAATGTATTCCAAAATTGGGAACCCAGTACTCCTCTCTGTAAGTTCACTGGCATCACATGTAATTCCGATGGGTCAGTCAAAGAAGTCGAGCTTTCGAATCAAAAAATTTCTGGGGTTGTtccttttaataaaatatgttcacTTACTTCATTGGAAAAGCTCTCTCTGGGTTACAATTCATTTTCTGGGCAAGTTACTGATGATTTGAACAAGTGTGTTAGCTTGAATTACTTGGATGTTGGTAATAATGAATTTACTGGGTCTTTTCCTGATGTATCTTCACTCAGTGAGTTAACtcatttttatgcaaataacaGTGGGTTTACAGGAAAATTTCCATGGAATTCTGTGGCGAATATGAGAAATTTGATTGTGCTTAGCCTTGGTGATAATCAGTTTGATCGAACTCCGTTCCCTGAAGTGATTTTGAAGCTTAATAAATTGAATTGGCTTTACTTATCGAGTTGTAGGCTTGAAGGGGAAATTCCTGAAGAAATTGGTAATCTTACAGAGCTGATTAATTTAGAGCTGTCGATGAATTACCTTACTGGTGAAATTCCTTCGGGAATTACGAAGCTGAAGAAATTATGGCAGCTTGAGTTGTATGAAAATCAGCTGACAGGGAAGTTGCCGGTTGGATTTGGGAATTTGACAAGTCTGGAGTATTTTGATGCTTCGACTAATGACCTGTATGGTGATTTGTCGGAAATTCGAAAGTTGAATCAATTGGTAAGTTTGCAGTTATTGCAGAACCAATTTTCAGGGGAAGTACCAGCAGAGTTGGGAGAGTTCAAAAAGCTGGTGAACATCTCTTTGTACACTAACAAATTCACTGGTCAGCTTCCGCAGAAGTTGGGTTCTTGGGGGAATTTTGATTTCATTGATGTATCAGAGAATAGTTTCACTGGTCCAATTCCACCGGACATGTGTAAGATGGGGACGATGAGAGGATTATTGATACTTAAGAACAATTTCACTGGCGGAATCCCTGAAACTTATGCTAGTTGTACATCAATGACGCGTATTCGAGTGAGCAAAAACTCACTCTCCGGTGTGATTCCTGCCGGAATTTGGGGGCTACCGAAGCTCGAAATCCTTGATGTTGCAATGAATGAGTTTGAAGGTACAATTACTTCTGATATTGGAAATGCAAAAACTTTAGGTGAAATTGATGCAGCTAATAACAGATTCTCTGGTAAATTGccttttaatatttcaaatgcTTCTTCGTTAGTGAAAATTGATTTAAGTAACAATCAGTTTTCTGGTGAAATTCCGGGAACGATTGGGGAGCTTAAAAAGATTGGTAATCTTAATTTACAGTACAACAAGTTTTCTGGTTCAATACCATATTCGTTAGGCTCTTGTGTTTCACTAAGCGACATTAACATGGCTAACAATTTGCTTAGTGGCTCTATTCCGGTTTCGTTAGGATCATTACCGACTTTAACTTCATTAAACTTGTCGGAGAATCAGCTTTCAGGGCAAATTCCGAAGAGTTTATCAAATCTGAAGTTAAATCTTGTTGATTTTTCCAACAATCAGTTGACTGGAGAAATACCAAATTCTCTATCAATTGATGCTTATAAGGGTagcttttctgggaataatggtCTTTGTAGCCAAAACCTTAAGAACTTCCGTCGATGTTATGGTGAAGCTGGAAAGCCTAGAGAATGGTACACTCTTTTGATCTGTTTATTGGTGGCTGTGATTGTGGTGCTCGTTTCATTTGCGGGTTATTTgttcttgaagaagaagagttcTAAGGAACATGAGAGGTCTTTGAAGCAAAATTCTTGGAATACGAAGTCATTCCATATATTGACCTTCACAGAGGATGATATTCTTGATGGAATCAAACACGATAATTTGATTGGAAAAGGTGGTTCTGGTAGTGTATACAGAGTGCAGCTTTCAGATGGAACAGATTTCGCGGTGAAACATATTTGGACTTCTGATTCAGGAAACAGGAAAATATCAGGAACAACATCACCAATGTTGGGAAAACCAGGGAAGAAATCGAAGGAATTTGAGGCTGAGGTTGAAACACTGAGCTCAATTCGACATGTGAATGTGGTGAAATTGTACTGTAGCATAACGAGTGATGACTCGAGCTTGTTGGTGTATGAATATATGCCAAATGGGAGCTTGTGGGATCGATTGCATACCTGCAAAAAGATGTCACTTGATTGGGAGACGAGGTACGAGATAGCTCTTGGCGCAGCCAAAGGACTGGAATATTTACACCATGGTTGTGATAAGCCAGTGATTCATAGAGATGTTAAATCAAGTAACATCTTGTTGGATGAGTTTTGCAAGCCACGTATCGCCGACTTTGGTCTTGCTAAGATTGCTCAAGCTGATTCAACCAAAGATACAACTCATGTCATTGCTGGAACACATGGATATATTGCTCCTG AATATGGATACACACACAAAGTGAATGAAAAAAGTGATGTATATAGTTTCGGAGTTGTATTGATGGAGCTTATATCTGGGAAAAGGCCAATAGAATCCGAATACGGAGAGAATGGCAACATAGTTACATGGGTGAGCAGCAAATTGAAGAGCAAGGAAAGTGTATTAAGCATAGTGGATTCAAGCATTCCTGAAGCTTTCAAGGAAGATGCAATCGAAGTCTTGAGGATTGCTATTGTATGCACATCTAGGCTTCCCACATTAAGGCCAACAATGAGAAATGTAGTCAAAATGCTGGAAAATGCAGAACCTTGCAGATTAGTTGGGATAATTGTAAGCAAAGATGATGGTAGTAACAAGACAGAACAATTGAAGGATCACACCAAGATGTAG
- the LOC101243987 gene encoding E3 ubiquitin-protein ligase RSL1-like, which translates to MDFPDNRFSGLIPATFSAVVNSSCPLLGFIGRLSPVTGAASAAAIIIVTVALPGLLYLKNNKNKIPDERHNNRGESTHAPTFDPLLNEFVEGRISEIDVYFDAEYAEELQIHEALVASLYTGQSSNHASVSAQGLLSETEMLNLEKEGEDQLNNFCEICLDDKEGWEMFKNDTCSHSFCYECTGKHIMARISEKAKVIGCPAVSCGAAFDVNACRFLIPEEARIQWDESVCQSMILDSQKLYCPFRDCSALLVNDSGATIERNRCPLCKRSFCAVCRVPWHSEFTCKEFQKLNAKKGGKGEEMVKILAKKKNWQKCPNCKVYVEKTEGCIHMTCRCEHEFCYRCGAKWTLSHHCRKK; encoded by the exons ATGGATTTTCCGGATAACCGATTCTCCGGCCTAATTCCGGCGACGTTTAGTGCCGTTGTTAACTCGTCATGTCCACTTTTAGGCTTCATCGGTCGACTTTCTCCGGTTACCGGTGCAGCATCTGCCGCCGCGATTATAATCGTGACCGTCGCTCTACCGGGGCTCCTTTacttgaaaaataacaaaaataaaattcctGATGAACGGCATAATAACCGTGGCGAGTCGACGCACGCTCCGACGTTTGACCCTCTTCTGAATG AATTTGTTGAAGGACGTATAAGTGAGATAGATGTCTATTTTGATGCTGAATATGCAGAAGAGTTACAAATTCATGAAGCTTTAGTAGCCTCACTTTACACTGGTCAAAGCAGTAATCATGCATCTGTATCTGCTCAAGGACTTTTGTCTGAAACAGAGATgttgaatcttgaaaaagaaggtGAAGATCAACTTAACAACTTCTGTGAGATTTGCTTGGATGACAAAGAAGGATGGGAGATGTTTAAAAATGACACTTGTTCTCATTCCTTCTGTTACGAGTGCACTGGCAAGCATATTATGGCAAGGATATCAGAGAAAGCAAAAGTAATTGGTTGCCCTGCAGTAAGTTGTGGTGCTGCTTTTGATGTTAATGCTTGTAGGTTCTTGATTCCTGAAGAGGCACGGATCCAGTGGGATGAATCGGTATGTCAGTCAATGATTCTCGACTCTCAAAAACTTTACTGCCCTTTCCGTGATTGCTCAGCCTTGTTGGTAAATGATTCTGGGGCAACAATAGAAAGGAACAGATGCCCTTTGTGCAAGAGATCATTCTGTGCAGTATGTCGAGTTCCATGGCATTCAGAATTTACATGCAAAGAATTCCAGAAACTGAATGCCAAAAAGGGGGGCAAGGGGGAAGAAATGGTGAAGATACTTGCCAAGaagaaaaactggcagaaatgTCCTAATTGTAAAGTATATGTTGAGAAGACAGAGGGATGCATTCACATGACTTGCCGGTGTGAACATGAGTTCTGCTACAGATGTGGTGCAAAATGGACTCTTTCTCATCATTGCCGTAAAAAATGA
- the SPFF gene encoding receptor protein-tyrosine kinase CEPR1, which produces MTIQKMITLVLFSFTLSTFVQSDQSQFFLLMKKFVTGSSLSNWDIEKPICQYRGVGCDDRGNVIKINISAWYLSGQFPSDVCSYLPRLKSLHIGHNNFQGGFPKYLINCSLLEELNMTKTSLTGQIPDLSPLKSLRVLDLSCNKLTGDFPLSILNLTNLVILNFNENRHFNPWRLPEEISRLINLKWMILTACNMHGTIPVTISNMTSLVDLELSANRLVGKVPKELGKLKNLRLLELFYNLLDGEIPAELGNLTELVDLDMSANNFTGRIPESISRLPKLEVLQLYHNALSGEFPAALANSTTLTILSLYDNQFTGEVPQHFGLSSALLALDLSENRFSGKLPPFLCSGGKLSYILLLQNMFSGELPDGYVKCQSVLRFRVNYNQLEGSIPQELFTLPHVSIIDLSYNHFSGSIPTTIGSARNLSELFMQSNKLSGLLPYEISTSSNLVKLDLSNNLLYGPIPSEIGGLKSLNLLLLQGNKFNSSIPESLSSLKSLNYLDLSSNLLIGKIPESLGELLPNSMNLSNNLLSGPIPLLFIKGGVLESFSGNPGLCVPTSLNSSDRSFQTCSHSYNHKKRNNIAWVIGTSVGIVIVGLVLFIKRWFGNKKAVMEQDDHSLSSSFFSYDVKSFHRLSFDQREIFEAMVEKNIVGYGGSGAVYKIELSNGGVVAAKKLWSHKHKHSVSEDQLVLDKELKTEVETLGNIRHKNIVKLYCYFSSLDCSLLVYEYMPNGNLWHALHGGKFVLDWPIRHQIALGIAQGLAYLHHDLMPPIIHRDIKSTNILLDIDYQPKVADFGIAKVLQARGGKDSSTTVIAGTYGYLAPEYAYSSKATTKCDVYSFGVVLMELITGKKPVEPEFGDNKNIVYWVSTKVETKEGAFEVLDKKVSDSFKEDMIKVLRIAIRCTYSTPTLRPTMNEVVQLLIEADPCKFNCCNMSNKKKSDTEEVINKPPKSIYDL; this is translated from the exons atgactattcaaaaAATGATCACCCTTGTGTTGTTTTCTTTTACTTTGTCCACTTTCGTTCAATCTGATCAATCGCAGTTCTTTCTACTCATGAAGAAATTCGTCACAGGGAGTTCTTTGTCTAATTGGGATATCGAAAAACCGATTTGTCAATACAGAGGTGTTGGTTGTGATGACAGGGGAAATgttatcaaaattaatatttcagCCTGGTATTTATCAGGCCAATTTCCAAGTGATGTGTGTAGTTATTTACCAAGATTGAAAAGCCTTCATATTGGTCATAATAATTTCCAAGGTGGTTTTCCTAAGTACTTAATAAATTGTTCTCTTTTGGAAGAATTGAACATGACTAAAACATCACTTACAGGACAAATCCCTGATTTGTCACCATTGAAATCATTGAGAGTACTTGATCTTTCATGTAATAAATTGACAGGGGATTTTCCTTTGTCAATTCTTAATCTCACAAACTTAGTTATCCTGAATTTCAACGAAAATCGCCATTTTAATCCGTGGCGATTACCAGAGGAAATTTCCAGGCTGATAAATCTCAAGTGGATGATTTTAACAGCTTGTAATATGCATGGGACAATTCCAGTGACGATAAGTAACATGACATCTCTTGTTGATCTTGAATTGAGCGCGAATCGTCTTGTTGGTAAGGTGCCTAAAGAACTTGGGAAGTTGAAAAATTTGAGACTCCTTGAGCTTTTCTACAATCTACTTGATGGTGAAATCCCCGCGGAGCTAGGGAATTTGACAGAACTTGTGGACTTAGACATGTCCGCGAATAATTTCACAGGGAGAATTCCAGAGTCTATAAGCCGGCTTCCTAAGCTGGAAGTGTTGCAGCTTTACCATAACGCGCTATCAGGAGAGTTTCCAGCAGCACTTGCTAATTCAACAACTTTAACTATCCTGTCTCTTTATGACAATCAGTTTACAGGAGAAGTTCCACAACACTTTGGTCTTTCATCAGCTTTGTTAGCATTGGACTTGTCAGAAAATCGATTTTCTGGGAAGCTACCGCCTTTTCTGTGTAGTGGAGGTAAATTGAGTTACATTCTTTTACTTCAAAACATGTTCTCAGGTGAACTGCCTGATGGATATGTGAAATGTCAGTCTGTTCTTCGCTTTCGAGTGAATTACAATCAGTTAGAGGGAAGTATACCACAAGAGCTTTTTACTCTTCCACATGTTTCGATTATTGATTTGAGCTATAATCATTTTAGTGGTTCAATTCCAACAACAATTGGAAGTGCTAGGAATTTATCAGAATTGTTTATGCAAAGTAACAAGCTTTCAGGTTTGCTTCCTTATGAAATATCTACATCTTCTAATCTTGTGAAGCTTGATCTTAGCAATAACCTTTTGTATGGTCCAATTCCTTCTGAAATTGGTGGTTTAAAAAGCCTCAATTTGTTACTCTTGCAAGGTAACAAGTTCAATTCTTCAATCCCCGAGTCACTTTCTTCGCTTAAATCTCTCAACTATCTTGATCTGTCTAGTAATCTTTTGATAGGAAAGATCCCTGAGAGCCTAGGTGAATTGTTACCAAACTCTATGAACTTGTCAAACAACTTACTTTCCGGTCCTATACCTCTTTTGTTCATAAAAGGAGGTGTTTTGGAAAGTTTTTCAGGCAATCCGGGACTCTGTGTTCCTACCTCTTTGAACTCATCAGACAGAAGTTTTCAAACATGTTCACATAGCTATAACCATAAGAAGAGGAACAACATTGCTTGGGTTATTGGGACATCAGTGGGGATAGTCATTGTTGGATTAGTTTTGTTTATCAAGCGATGGTTTGGTAAcaaaaaggcggtgatggaacaGGATGATCATTCATTGTCATCATCATTTTTCTCCTATGATGTTAAGAGTTTCCATCGATTGAGCTTTGATCAACGTGAGATCTTTGAAGCTATGGTTGAGAAGAACATTGTTGGATATGGAGGGTCAGGAGCTGTTTATAAGATCGAGTTGAGTAACGGAGGAGTAGTTGCTGCAAAGAAGCTGTGGAGTCACAAACATAAGCATTCTGTTTCTGAGGATCAATTGGTTTTGGATAAGGAACTTAAGACAGAAGTTGAGACTCTTGGTAACATAAGGCACAAAAACATTGTGAAATTGTACTGTTATTTCTCAAGTTTGGATTGCAGCTTGTTGGTTTATGAATACATGCCTAATGGAAACCTTTGGCATGCTCTTCATGGTGGGAAGTTTGTGTTGGATTGGCCTATTCGTCATCAAATAGCACTCGGAATAGCTCAAGGATTGGCCTATCTTCACCATGATCTTATGCCACCGATTATTCATAGAGATATCAAATCCACCAACATCCTCCTGGATATTGATTATCAGCCAAAAGTCGCAGATTTTGGTATAGCCAAAGTGTTGCAAGCCAGAGGAGGCAAAGATTCCAGCACCACAGTCATCGCAGGAACCTATGGTTACTTGGCACCag AGTATGCATATTCTTCAAAGGCAACTACAAAGTGTGATGTGTATAGTTTTGGAGTTGTTCTAATGGAATTGATTACTGGAAAGAAGCCAGTGGAGCCAGAATTTGGAGACAACAAGAACATTGTTTATTGGGTATCAACAAAAGTGGAGACTAAAGAAGGTGCATTTGAAGTATTGGATAAAAAAGTCTCAGATTCTTTCAAAGAGGACATGATTAAGGTTCTACGTATAGCTATACGTTGTACGTATAGTACACCAACACTTCGTCCTACCATGAATGAAGTCGTTCAGCTGCTAATCGAGGCGGATCCTTGCAAGTTCAATTGTTGCAACATGTCAAATAAGAAGAAGAGTGACACAGAAGAAGTGATCAATAAGCCACCAAAGAGCATATATGATTTGTAA